A part of Cannabis sativa cultivar Pink pepper isolate KNU-18-1 chromosome 6, ASM2916894v1, whole genome shotgun sequence genomic DNA contains:
- the LOC115695408 gene encoding uncharacterized protein LOC115695408: MRLRELSAVLDCLNKGVDFSEINSTLIVLIPKKSAFVSGRIIYDNIILANELVHNITYRKVGKRGWSALKLDMAKAFDRVEWDFLRKVMFHLNFPVNFVSLIFKCLSSATISFSVNGVVSEPIKPTRGLRQGDPLSPYLFILCSEGLSAILSNYQRRGLLRGLAIARNAPSISYLLFADDSILFCSADSTSCAALNQALTLYSKASGQMIILIESPTLFIPGITNGFRGQERKHLLKLFFKPFLPMPCPVLDCQLNFVRKLSPLFQNSGGVPRGIIRKFIGKIGELFVNQILEAGPGFNPSYSWRSLLWGRDLMKRGLIWKVGDGSNIHTIQDHWIPGLRYKFYASPPPPDSTLSYFLSPSGGWNLDRLN; encoded by the exons ATGAGGTTAAGAGAGCTGT CTGCTGTTTTGGACTGTCTCAATAAGGGGGTTGATTTTTCTGAAATCAACTCTACCTTAATCGTTTTAATCCCAAAAAAG AGTGCTTTTGTGTCTGGTCGTATTATTTATGATAATATTATTCTAGCTAATGAGTTAGTCCATAATATAACTTATAGGAAAGTAGGGAAAAGGGGTTGGTCTGCACTTAAGCTTGATATGGCTAAGGCTTTCGATAGGGTTGAATGGGATTTTTTAAGGAAAGTTATGTTTCATCTTAACTTCCCTGTCAATTTTGTTTCTCTTATCTTTAAGTGTTTATCCTCTGCTACTATTTCTTTTTCTGTCAATGGTGTTGTTAGTGAGCCTATCAAGCCTACTAGGGGTTTACGTCAAGGGGATCCTTTGTCACCTTATTTGTTCATTCTTTGTTCCGAGGGTCTTTCTGCTATTCTTAGCAATTATCAGCGTCGAGGCCTCCTCAGGGGCCTTGCAATTGCTAGGAATGCCCCTTCTAtttcttatcttttatttgCAGATGATAGCATACTTTTTTGTTCTGCTGATTCCACTTCTTGTGCTGCCCTTAATCAAGCCCTTACTCTTTACTCCAAAGCTTCTGGGCAAATGATAATTTTG ATTGAATCTCCAACATTATTCATTCCTGGCATCACAAATGGTTTTCGAGGGCAGGAAAGGAAACACTTATTAAAGCTGTTCTTCAAGCCATTCCTACCTATGCCATGTCCTGTTTTAGATTGCCAACTAAACTTTGTAAGGAAATTGAGTCCCTTATTTCAAAATTCTGGTGGGGTTCCTCGGGGGATAATTCGAAAATTCATTGGAAAAATTGGGGAACTGTTTGTCAATCAAA TCCTTGAGGCAGGCCCTGGTTTTAATCCTTCTTATTCCTGGCGTAGTCTCCTCTGGGGGCGTGATCTAATGAAGAGAGGGTTAATTTGGAAAGTTGGTGATGGCTCAAATATTCATACGATTCAGGACCATTGGATCCCTGGGCTTCGTTATAAGTTTTATGCCTCCCCTCCTCCTCCTGACTCAACTCTTTCTTATTTTCTCTCCCCATCGGGTGGCTGGAATTTAGATAGGCTTAACTAG
- the LOC133038888 gene encoding uncharacterized protein LOC133038888 translates to MDPPQSSRPQGEQVEHGVDQTNPPAPPAPPQNPGDNAGVGNVNPPANWQQMFQEMRGIILRQEEELRRLRQPAPAAPVEQVLPPALVVVMGNQGFMMSHRDSVFERFVKLQPPTFWGGTDIIKAEQWMSTITRILDNMGVTGTERVNCAAFMLQDHARVWWDIVGQTRDVSVMTWDEFKNLFEEKFYNIAVRTSHMEDFVKLTQGKMSVAEYTLEFDRLSKFAGDLVPTDFTKK, encoded by the coding sequence atggaccctccgcaatcatctagaccacaaggcgagcaagtagagcatGGTGTAGACCAAACCAACCCACCGGCACCACCTGCACCTCCGCAGAatccgggggataatgcgggggtTGGCAATGTTAATCCTCCTGCTAACTGGCAGCAGATGTTCCAAGAAATGCGAGgtatcatacttcgtcaagaggaaGAATTGCGTCGATTAAGGCAACCGGCACCGGCTGCCCCTGTTGAGCAAGTGTTACCACCAGCGCTTGTGGTAGTGATGGGTAACCAGGGGTTTATGATGTCGCACAGAGATTCTGTGTTTGAACGGTTTGTGAAGTTGCAACCTCCAACTTTTTGGGGAGGTACTGACATAATTAAGGCTGAGCAGTGGATGAGTACAATCACCCGTATCCTTGATAATATGGGAGTGACGGGAACAGAGAGAGTGAATTGTGCAGCTTTCATGTtacaagatcatgcccgcgtctggtgggatATTGTGGGACAGACTCGTGACGTCAGTGTAATGACTTGGGATGAGTTTAAGAATTTGTTTGAAGAAAAATTTTATAACATCGCAGTGAGGACTTCACATATGGAAGATTTTGTGAAACTAACTCAGGGGAAGATGTCTGTGGCCGAGTACACTCTGGAGTTTGATCGGCTGTCCAAgtttgctggtgatctggtgcccACAGATTTCACCAAGAAATAG